A stretch of the Synergistaceae bacterium genome encodes the following:
- a CDS encoding argininosuccinate synthase gives DSTQKAVSGTVRMKFYKGNGTVNGMKSESSVYNKALATYSAGDIFDQSASVGFIKIWGMPIKTWRQTHSEKNVNPIDAFISAKGKDAF, from the coding sequence GACAGCACGCAGAAGGCTGTCAGCGGCACAGTAAGGATGAAGTTCTACAAGGGTAATGGAACAGTGAACGGAATGAAGTCAGAGAGCTCTGTCTATAACAAAGCCCTTGCCACATATTCCGCAGGAGACATTTTTGATCAATCAGCCTCAGTAGGATTCATCAAGATCTGGGGCATGCCGATAAAGACATGGAGACAGACACATTCGGAGAAGAACGTCAATCCCATCGATGCCTTTATCTCTGCCAAGGGTAAGGACGCCTTCTAG
- a CDS encoding GntR family transcriptional regulator — MARSNTPGKTSADHVYEGIRRGIFDKTLKSGQRLPEISIAKEYNVSRTPVREALRRLENEGLVQIVPGWGACLASPTKQEIIDTYEVRCNLEVMAIRKASHLITPLQLCMLQEQIDNERKAFEEKNLELYMNVNDAFHQIIAESSGNSTLAGYVKNILSRTYVQTIFFESFFNFADNPSLEEHIRLMEALKEHDEAKCVNLMEEHIRLAMEALGQ; from the coding sequence ATGGCGAGAAGTAACACTCCCGGGAAAACATCAGCGGATCATGTATACGAAGGTATTCGCAGAGGCATTTTCGATAAGACGCTGAAAAGCGGGCAGAGGCTTCCCGAAATCTCCATAGCAAAGGAATACAACGTCAGCAGGACTCCTGTAAGGGAAGCTCTGCGACGCCTGGAGAACGAGGGGCTAGTGCAGATCGTCCCCGGATGGGGTGCGTGCCTGGCATCCCCCACTAAACAGGAAATTATAGACACCTACGAAGTCAGGTGCAACCTTGAGGTTATGGCAATAAGAAAGGCATCACACCTCATCACCCCCTTACAGCTCTGCATGCTCCAGGAGCAGATAGACAACGAAAGAAAAGCTTTCGAAGAAAAGAACCTCGAGCTCTACATGAACGTTAATGACGCTTTCCACCAGATAATTGCCGAATCTTCAGGCAACAGCACCCTTGCCGGATATGTAAAAAACATACTTTCAAGGACCTATGTCCAGACAATATTCTTCGAATCCTTCTTCAACTTCGCTGACAACCCCAGCCTCGAAGAGCACATCAGGCTTATGGAAGCCCTAAAGGAACACGATGAAGCAAAGTGCGTTAATTTAATGGAGGAACATATCAGACTGGCTATGGAGGCTTTGGGGCAATGA
- a CDS encoding SDR family oxidoreductase has product MIDLNDLCGMKGKIAVVTGAASGIGAGISRFFSNAGVTVVMADINEHLANCVRSEIVSAGNNAVFIKCDVTKESDCKTLADAVIEKFGKIDILVNCAGVARRHTVETLSEEDWDLALNVTLKSVFLMSKHVVPYMKKAGGGKIVNIGSGWALKGGDHAVSYCAAKAGVWNMTRAMAIDHGPDNINVNCVCPGDIDTPMLKSECEQLGRVYDEKYKEDCAQRPMARLGTPEDVAMCVFFLCSDMAPWVTGSSLVVDGGGIA; this is encoded by the coding sequence GTGATCGATCTTAACGATCTCTGTGGTATGAAAGGAAAAATAGCTGTCGTGACAGGTGCAGCTTCCGGGATAGGCGCCGGGATATCAAGGTTCTTTTCAAATGCAGGTGTTACAGTTGTAATGGCTGACATCAACGAACATCTCGCGAATTGTGTCCGGAGTGAAATAGTTTCCGCCGGCAACAATGCCGTTTTCATTAAGTGCGACGTCACAAAAGAATCCGACTGCAAAACTCTGGCAGACGCCGTTATTGAGAAATTCGGAAAAATAGACATACTTGTGAACTGTGCGGGTGTCGCCCGCCGCCATACAGTAGAGACTTTATCCGAAGAGGACTGGGATCTTGCCCTGAATGTGACGCTGAAGAGCGTATTTCTGATGAGCAAGCATGTCGTCCCCTACATGAAAAAAGCCGGCGGAGGAAAGATCGTAAATATAGGGTCAGGCTGGGCGTTGAAAGGCGGAGACCACGCGGTATCCTACTGTGCGGCAAAGGCCGGGGTCTGGAATATGACAAGGGCGATGGCGATCGACCACGGTCCCGACAATATAAACGTGAACTGTGTCTGCCCCGGCGACATCGACACACCGATGCTTAAGAGCGAATGTGAGCAGCTGGGCAGAGTGTATGACGAGAAGTACAAGGAAGATTGTGCACAGCGGCCGATGGCTAGGTTGGGGACACCTGAGGATGTCGCAATGTGTGTGTTCTTCCTTTGCAGCGATATGGCCCCATGGGTGACTGGCTCGAGTCTTGTCGTTGATGGCGGTGGCATAGCTTAA